From Sceloporus undulatus isolate JIND9_A2432 ecotype Alabama chromosome 6, SceUnd_v1.1, whole genome shotgun sequence, one genomic window encodes:
- the KASH5 gene encoding protein KASH5 isoform X3 translates to MTGQSCEDWRFQSLYKRLDPEERGITVDFSTFYSVMKDWIADCRQEGEEAADLMNSIKDLQQGNKQLAVQNIKLQRTIETAEELNSRLSEEISELKGKLKSTQQALDQARAVANELEDLRFFSKNLEEEKNRLYSQVRQLEKEQQFLSVQVDNLQEENKKLLLEKENSTCKIKELFTKKAKMKFQLCEYENLISCKDAAINEKTKQTEELTVILDEYRTVVEELKMEIKRLQDHLCQAYQLPDMNLRDSLQNMKTCFQAPMQPLCMEIEESQKEFGESNHLPSPLCGVLPSFMKHPVVLENINSSTEELEVNGSRADGRRALLQRTYSLSHLTLVTDAKLILKNKEPNQKQQYFSSEMLGSKEKPKQIGVTPNRNEIWTCSSNKETQVAFSAFPEITVASSTELSSERALEEQALVPVHGELTPAIENPDGTLFEILLQWFGDIPLHGLLFILQKLLLPGLLMCVSLLAILFLVLPYDQHPNWIEPKGPNPWPQLQLQYLRPPPV, encoded by the exons ATGACAGGGCAAAGTTGTGAAGACTGGAGGTTTCAGTCACTCTATAAGAGATTGGATCCTGAAGAAAGAGGAATCACTGTCGATTTTTCTACCTTTTATTCTGTCATGAAAGATTGGATTGCAGACTGTCGACAGGAAGG AGAAGAGGCTGCAGACTTGATGAACAGCATAAAAGACTTGCAGCAAGGAAACAAGCAGCTAGCAGTGCAAAATATCAAGTTGCAGAGGACTATTGAGACTGCAGAAGAACTCAATTCAAGACTCTCTGAAGAGATCTCTGAGCTGAAAGGGAAGCTGAAAAG CACCCAGCAAGCCCTGGACCAAGCTAGAGCTGTGGCAAATGAATTAGAAGACCtgagatttttttcaaaaaatctagAAGAGGAAAAGAATAGATTGTATTCACAAGTCCGACAGCTA GAAAAAGAACAACAGTTTCTATCTGTTCAAGTGGATAATCTTCAGGAGGAG AACAAGAAGTTGCTTCTAGAGAAAGAAAACTCTACATGTAAAATCAAAGAGTTATTTACAAAGAAGGCCAAAATGAAG TTCCAACTCTGTGAATATGAAAACCTTATTTCCTGCAAAGATGCTGCCATTAATGAG aaaacaaaacaaactgaagaGCTGACAGTGATCCTGGATGAATACCGAACAGTGGTAGAG GAATTGAAAATGGAAATCAAGAGGCTTCAAGACCATTTGTGTCAGGCTTATCAACTCCCTGACAT GAATTTGAGAGATTCCCTACAAAACATGAAGACTTGCTTTCAGGCTCCTATGCAGCCGCTCTGCATGGAGATTGAAGAATCACAGAAA GAGTTTGGTGAGAGTAATCATTTGCCTAGCCCTTTGTGTGGGGTGTTGCCATCTTTCATGAAACATCCAGTGGTCTTGGAGAACATTAATTCCTCAACAGAAGAACTG GAAGTGAACGGATCAAGAGCAGATGGTCGCAGAGCATTACTACAGAGGACCTATAGTTTGTCTCACCTAACCCTTGTGACAGATGCTAAACTAATATTGAAGAACAAGGAACCTAACCAGAAGCAACAGTATTTTTCATCAGAGATGTTGGGAAG CAAGGAAAAACCAAAACAGATTGGGGTGACTCCAAACAGAAATGAGATCTGGACCTGTTCATCTAATAAGGAGACTCAG GTGGCATTTTCTGCCTTTCCAGAAATCACAGTAGCCAGCTCAACAGAACT GAGTTCTGAAAGAGCCTTGGAGGAACAAGCTTTAGTCCCAGTTCATGGTGAGCTAACCCCAGCTATTGAGAATCCAGATGGCACCTTATTTGAAATCCTGCTTCAATG GTTCGGTGATATCCCCTTACACGGCTTATTATTCATCTTGCAGAAATTGTTGCTTCCTGGACTCCTTATGTGTGTTTCATTGCTGGCAATATTGTTCTTAGTTCTACCCTATGACCAACATCCTAACTGGATTGAACCTAAGGGGCCAAACCCTTGGCCTCAATTACAATTACAGTACTTACGGCCACCACCTGTCTAA
- the KASH5 gene encoding protein KASH5 isoform X1: MTGQSCEDWRFQSLYKRLDPEERGITVDFSTFYSVMKDWIADCRQEGEEAADLMNSIKDLQQGNKQLAVQNIKLQRTIETAEELNSRLSEEISELKGKLKSTQQALDQARAVANELEDLRFFSKNLEEEKNRLYSQVRQLEKEQQFLSVQVDNLQEEVSTNKKLLLEKENSTCKIKELFTKKAKMKFQLCEYENLISCKDAAINEKTKQTEELTVILDEYRTVVEELKMEIKRLQDHLCQAYQLPDMNLRDSLQNMKTCFQAPMQPLCMEIEESQKEFGESNHLPSPLCGVLPSFMKHPVVLENINSSTEELEVNGSRADGRRALLQRTYSLSHLTLVTDAKLILKNKEPNQKQQYFSSEMLGSKEKPKQIGVTPNRNEIWTCSSNKETQVAFSAFPEITVASSTELSSERALEEQALVPVHGELTPAIENPDGTLFEILLQWFGDIPLHGLLFILQKLLLPGLLMCVSLLAILFLVLPYDQHPNWIEPKGPNPWPQLQLQYLRPPPV; this comes from the exons ATGACAGGGCAAAGTTGTGAAGACTGGAGGTTTCAGTCACTCTATAAGAGATTGGATCCTGAAGAAAGAGGAATCACTGTCGATTTTTCTACCTTTTATTCTGTCATGAAAGATTGGATTGCAGACTGTCGACAGGAAGG AGAAGAGGCTGCAGACTTGATGAACAGCATAAAAGACTTGCAGCAAGGAAACAAGCAGCTAGCAGTGCAAAATATCAAGTTGCAGAGGACTATTGAGACTGCAGAAGAACTCAATTCAAGACTCTCTGAAGAGATCTCTGAGCTGAAAGGGAAGCTGAAAAG CACCCAGCAAGCCCTGGACCAAGCTAGAGCTGTGGCAAATGAATTAGAAGACCtgagatttttttcaaaaaatctagAAGAGGAAAAGAATAGATTGTATTCACAAGTCCGACAGCTA GAAAAAGAACAACAGTTTCTATCTGTTCAAGTGGATAATCTTCAGGAGGAGGTGAGTACG AACAAGAAGTTGCTTCTAGAGAAAGAAAACTCTACATGTAAAATCAAAGAGTTATTTACAAAGAAGGCCAAAATGAAG TTCCAACTCTGTGAATATGAAAACCTTATTTCCTGCAAAGATGCTGCCATTAATGAG aaaacaaaacaaactgaagaGCTGACAGTGATCCTGGATGAATACCGAACAGTGGTAGAG GAATTGAAAATGGAAATCAAGAGGCTTCAAGACCATTTGTGTCAGGCTTATCAACTCCCTGACAT GAATTTGAGAGATTCCCTACAAAACATGAAGACTTGCTTTCAGGCTCCTATGCAGCCGCTCTGCATGGAGATTGAAGAATCACAGAAA GAGTTTGGTGAGAGTAATCATTTGCCTAGCCCTTTGTGTGGGGTGTTGCCATCTTTCATGAAACATCCAGTGGTCTTGGAGAACATTAATTCCTCAACAGAAGAACTG GAAGTGAACGGATCAAGAGCAGATGGTCGCAGAGCATTACTACAGAGGACCTATAGTTTGTCTCACCTAACCCTTGTGACAGATGCTAAACTAATATTGAAGAACAAGGAACCTAACCAGAAGCAACAGTATTTTTCATCAGAGATGTTGGGAAG CAAGGAAAAACCAAAACAGATTGGGGTGACTCCAAACAGAAATGAGATCTGGACCTGTTCATCTAATAAGGAGACTCAG GTGGCATTTTCTGCCTTTCCAGAAATCACAGTAGCCAGCTCAACAGAACT GAGTTCTGAAAGAGCCTTGGAGGAACAAGCTTTAGTCCCAGTTCATGGTGAGCTAACCCCAGCTATTGAGAATCCAGATGGCACCTTATTTGAAATCCTGCTTCAATG GTTCGGTGATATCCCCTTACACGGCTTATTATTCATCTTGCAGAAATTGTTGCTTCCTGGACTCCTTATGTGTGTTTCATTGCTGGCAATATTGTTCTTAGTTCTACCCTATGACCAACATCCTAACTGGATTGAACCTAAGGGGCCAAACCCTTGGCCTCAATTACAATTACAGTACTTACGGCCACCACCTGTCTAA
- the KASH5 gene encoding protein KASH5 isoform X2 yields the protein MTGQSCEDWRFQSLYKRLDPEERGITVDFSTFYSVMKDWIADCRQEGEEAADLMNSIKDLQQGNKQLAVQNIKLQRTIETAEELNSRLSEEISELKGKLKSTQQALDQARAVANELEDLRFFSKNLEEEKNRLYSQVRQLEKEQQFLSVQVDNLQEENKKLLLEKENSTCKIKELFTKKAKMKFQLCEYENLISCKDAAINEKTKQTEELTVILDEYRTVVEELKMEIKRLQDHLCQAYQLPDMNLRDSLQNMKTCFQAPMQPLCMEIEESQKQEFGESNHLPSPLCGVLPSFMKHPVVLENINSSTEELEVNGSRADGRRALLQRTYSLSHLTLVTDAKLILKNKEPNQKQQYFSSEMLGSKEKPKQIGVTPNRNEIWTCSSNKETQVAFSAFPEITVASSTELSSERALEEQALVPVHGELTPAIENPDGTLFEILLQWFGDIPLHGLLFILQKLLLPGLLMCVSLLAILFLVLPYDQHPNWIEPKGPNPWPQLQLQYLRPPPV from the exons ATGACAGGGCAAAGTTGTGAAGACTGGAGGTTTCAGTCACTCTATAAGAGATTGGATCCTGAAGAAAGAGGAATCACTGTCGATTTTTCTACCTTTTATTCTGTCATGAAAGATTGGATTGCAGACTGTCGACAGGAAGG AGAAGAGGCTGCAGACTTGATGAACAGCATAAAAGACTTGCAGCAAGGAAACAAGCAGCTAGCAGTGCAAAATATCAAGTTGCAGAGGACTATTGAGACTGCAGAAGAACTCAATTCAAGACTCTCTGAAGAGATCTCTGAGCTGAAAGGGAAGCTGAAAAG CACCCAGCAAGCCCTGGACCAAGCTAGAGCTGTGGCAAATGAATTAGAAGACCtgagatttttttcaaaaaatctagAAGAGGAAAAGAATAGATTGTATTCACAAGTCCGACAGCTA GAAAAAGAACAACAGTTTCTATCTGTTCAAGTGGATAATCTTCAGGAGGAG AACAAGAAGTTGCTTCTAGAGAAAGAAAACTCTACATGTAAAATCAAAGAGTTATTTACAAAGAAGGCCAAAATGAAG TTCCAACTCTGTGAATATGAAAACCTTATTTCCTGCAAAGATGCTGCCATTAATGAG aaaacaaaacaaactgaagaGCTGACAGTGATCCTGGATGAATACCGAACAGTGGTAGAG GAATTGAAAATGGAAATCAAGAGGCTTCAAGACCATTTGTGTCAGGCTTATCAACTCCCTGACAT GAATTTGAGAGATTCCCTACAAAACATGAAGACTTGCTTTCAGGCTCCTATGCAGCCGCTCTGCATGGAGATTGAAGAATCACAGAAA CAGGAGTTTGGTGAGAGTAATCATTTGCCTAGCCCTTTGTGTGGGGTGTTGCCATCTTTCATGAAACATCCAGTGGTCTTGGAGAACATTAATTCCTCAACAGAAGAACTG GAAGTGAACGGATCAAGAGCAGATGGTCGCAGAGCATTACTACAGAGGACCTATAGTTTGTCTCACCTAACCCTTGTGACAGATGCTAAACTAATATTGAAGAACAAGGAACCTAACCAGAAGCAACAGTATTTTTCATCAGAGATGTTGGGAAG CAAGGAAAAACCAAAACAGATTGGGGTGACTCCAAACAGAAATGAGATCTGGACCTGTTCATCTAATAAGGAGACTCAG GTGGCATTTTCTGCCTTTCCAGAAATCACAGTAGCCAGCTCAACAGAACT GAGTTCTGAAAGAGCCTTGGAGGAACAAGCTTTAGTCCCAGTTCATGGTGAGCTAACCCCAGCTATTGAGAATCCAGATGGCACCTTATTTGAAATCCTGCTTCAATG GTTCGGTGATATCCCCTTACACGGCTTATTATTCATCTTGCAGAAATTGTTGCTTCCTGGACTCCTTATGTGTGTTTCATTGCTGGCAATATTGTTCTTAGTTCTACCCTATGACCAACATCCTAACTGGATTGAACCTAAGGGGCCAAACCCTTGGCCTCAATTACAATTACAGTACTTACGGCCACCACCTGTCTAA